DNA from Gramella sp. MAR_2010_147:
GCCGTGGTACGATCATTATTCCGCTGGCCGCAATAGCCGACTTTTTCATAAAATCCCTGCGAGAGTTTTTATTTGTTTCTTCCTTAGGTTTATTCATCATATAATCAATTAGTTTGACAGAATTGAGGTCATAAAATTTAAATTGAGTCTCTAATTTAATTAAAATATGACAAAATGTATCATTATCGGTTATTCTGTCGGTTAATTAGACGTTCGGCAGGGTACTTGCAATTTCTGGCATTAAATGGTTAAGATTAATTTTTAGCCAAAATTAAAATTGAAAAAATACTTTTTATGAGTCAAGTAAAGCAAAATGACGCCGTTAAGGTACATTACACAGGAAAGTTAGAAGACGGTCAGGTTTTCGATAGTTCAGTAGAACGTGGAGAGCCAATAGAATTTACTCTAGGACAGGGTCAACTTATCCCGGGTTTTGAGGAAGGTCTTATCGGTATGGAAGTGAAAGAAAAGAAGACTATCAATATACCAAAAGAAGAAGCTTATGGTGAGCCTAAAGCTGAGTTAATTCAGGAAGTTGAAAAAAATCAGCTACCGGAAGAGCTTAAACCAGAAGTTGGAATGCCACTTGTTTCTAAAGGACCTGATGGTCGTGAGATCAACCTTGTAGTAACAGAAATTAAAGATGAGAGCATCGTAGTAGATGCAAATCACCCACTTGCGGGGAAAGATCTTGTTTTTGATCTTGAAGTTGTTGAGATCAAGTAATCTCAATATCATTTATATTAAAAAGCCTGAAAGTTTCTCTTTCAGGCTTTTTTTATTAACGCAGTTCTATTTTGGTTAAGATTTTTATAATTCCTTTCTAATTCGTGCAATGCGCCTTAATTTAGAGAGAAATCAAAAAAAACAATTATGAAAAGAAAAGGATCGGCCATTTGGAAAGGCTCTTTAAAAGAAGGAAATGGAACTGTAAGTCTTGAAAGCGGTGTTCTAAAAGATGCTCAATATTCTTTTAAGACCCGTTTTGAAAATGGAAAGGGTACCAACCCTGAAGAACTTGTTGGAGCAGCTCATGCAGGATGCTTTAGCATGCAACTTTCAGCTTTCTTAACCGAAGATGGATTTACACCTGATAAACTGGAAACAACTTCAGAAGTTACTTTTGAAGATGGGGAGATCACAAAATCCCATCTAATATTAAATGCAGTTGTACCAGGTATTGACAAAGATAAATTTGATAAGATCGCTAATAAGGCAAAAGAAAGTTGTCCACTGTCCAAGTTGTTAAAAGCTGAAATTACTTTGGAGTACGATCTTAAATAGAGAATCAAAGTTTAATGCCATCAATACATTAATAATTTATAACCATGAATGTATTGATGGTTTCTTTAATAATATGTATAAAGTCTATAAACGAATCATAGTAGGCTAAGACCTCTTTTAATCACTAGGATTCATGCGTTTCAAAGCTTTAAGGATCACGTTTTTATTATTAGTATCCATTTTATTGCCACGCACCCACTTTTGGTTTACTTCTATTTCTATTCCCATATAATTCTCGGGAAAATTTTTTCTTAAGGTGGTTGTAAAACCATCTGCTTTCCCAAGGTAAGGATAGTTATATCTTACTTTTAGGTCGGGATTCTCAATTAAAATTGCCGTTTTCCAATCTTTGCAGAATTCTTTTTCAGAATACCGGCCGGGATCATATAACAACCCAATGTCACAATTTCGCTCCACTTCATGAAGCACAGGAGTGAATGTATGTACAGATAAGTGCAGAACTGTATTCCCAGAATGGATAAATTCTTCTATTTTATTCTCTATCTCTGTGCGGTAATGTGTGTAATAGCTTTCTAAAATTTTAGTGTGATCTAATTTTGATAACTTCTTTGAATACCTTGAAAAAATATTCTTGTGAAAAGTAGACCTGTTGGTTTCAACCAGCAATCTTCCAATGCTTTGATATTTACTGAATTCTGCAAGTTGCTCTAATTCCTGAAAAAGATGAAATGCACCTGGATCATAGGCTTCATGAGTTTTTAAAACCTCAGGTTCGTGATCAAAAAGATACCGGTACTTCCCGGGAATATCTGGAAAAGCATGTTCACAGCTTAGCACTAATTTCATGGCCTGAACATTCTATTCTCCGCAAGACAATCTGTAAGCCTGAAGTAAACTTTCTTTATATTTTCTTTGGAAAAATCATTGCGTATTGCTTTAAGTATTCTGGTAGCCAGGCTCCCATGCTGAAGGATGAACTCAATATGCCTTTGATGATTCTCACTTAGTTTATCACCTACCCGTTTATAAAGATTCTTCCATATTTTCTTAACATCGCCGTCTTTTTGAAGATCAAAAATCGCAAGATATTTCTTATCTGTGATAAGGGTATTTTCAGCATTTCTAATTACTTCATCAAAAATTAAGAACAGATCGTTCTCATGCCACGACTTCTGGTCTTCCAGAGAGACTAGCTCTTCACTTACCAACAATTTTAAGACCTCAATAATAAAAGCAGCTATAGCAATATCTGCAGACGGGTTTTCCTGAATATCTATTACCCTGATCTCGATTGCATTCCTGTCAAATCTGGAAATAGCTCCACGTGAATTCAAAAAGTGATGATCTAAAATATTTTCGGCATCAAAAGGTTTGATAGCATCTTTAATTGGTTCAAAGATCTTCTTATAATAATCGGTTTTATTGAATACCTGTTCAGGAATAACTTTCCCAGTCATATGCGGGATTTCCTTCTGATTGGTTTTATAATATTCCATCCGGGTATCCTTAAAACCGGTGAATTTCCCATCCAGCACCGGTGAGCTTGCCGCAAGACCAGGAATTATTGGTAGTATAAGTCTAATAGCCGCATGAAGCCTTTCAAATTCTAAATCATCAAAAAATGGAAGGTTAATATGCATGCTTTGCACATTACTCCAGCCATGGCCTTTACAATCAAATATCTTATTATAGAGGCTGTAAATTTCGTTATGATCGTGCTCCCACAATTTCGTTTGGGTATGTGGATCCATCAAAGGATGAGAGGCTGATGGTAAAAGGCAGGTGTCAAATTTCTTCAGATGAGCGTTCATCTCTTTAATATTATTAGAAAACAATATGTCAAGACCTGAGAGATCACTGGTTGGCCCATTGGTTTTCATCTCCACCACATGTGCTACAAGTTCGTTGCTCCACTCTATTTTATCATTTTCTATATCTGAAGTTATAGATCCATTCTTTTCAATAAAAAGTTTATCTACAATAGGATTTATTTCAAGATTAGATTGCCTTACCAGCATATATTCTAATTCAATCCCATAAACTTCAAAAAGGTGATATGCCATTATAATTTATTTTCTAATCGGTTTTTAAGAGCAGTAAGGATTTCTATATAGACCTGGTCTCCATAATATTCATCCTCCACCCCTGCATCTATATTGGGGTTATCATTAATTTCTATTACAAGTGCTTTCCCATTCACTTCTTTTATATCAATGCCATACAAACCTTTCCCCATTAATTTGGCAGCCTTTATCGCATTTTTAAGGATATTATCTGGCACCTTTTCAACAGGCATACAATCTGCATTTCCATCCTGATCGTCTTTCCTTTTTGCATCCCAGTTATAAATTTGCCAATGCCCTTTAGCCATATAATACCTACAGGCATAAAAAGCTTTTCCGTCCAGGACTCCAATTCTCCAGTCGTAATCTGAAGGTGAGAATTCCTGGGCAATAACAAGTTCAGATTTTTTTAGCATTTCAGAGACCAGATCAAAATATTCTTTTTCTGTAGTTGCTTTTTTAACCCCGAAAGAGAAGGTAGAATCTGGAGACTTTAATACTACTGGTAGTTTTGTAATTGAGAGAACAGACTTGATATTATCCTTATGAACAATAACGGTCTTGGGTGTTGGTATCTTTGCATTTTCTAAAGCCTCTGCCATAAAAACCTTATTACAACATTTCAAGATGGCGTCTGGATAGTCCAGGATCGCGATATCCTCCTGCTGTGCCTTTCTCGCAAATGCATAGGCCTCGTTATTTACTTCAGTACTTTGTCTTATAAGCAATGCATCAAATGCCGAAAGTCTTGATAGATCTTTTGGCTCCAGTATTTCAGTAGAAAAACCCATTTTCTCCCCTAATTCAACAAACTTTTTTAAAGCTTTGGAATTGCTTGGTGGGGCAATATCATTTGGTTGTACTAAAATAGCAAGATCATATTCTGAAGCATTAGATTTTGGAGTATCGTAACGCTTTTTAGCAAAATACTGTTCCGCAAAAAACAACATGCTTTCTTTATGATCCAAAGGAATTTCAGATTCTGAAATAGCTTTGATGCTTCTTATATTCCATCGGGTTGTAAAATTGAATTTTACTCTTAAAAAAGGAATTTGAAAATGCCTGAAAAACATAGCACTAAGTTCCCTGTATTTGGCAGCGACATTCTGACCAAAATAGATGCTCAATGTGAATTCCTGTGATTTGATATTTTTGAGAGACTGCTGAATAAGATCATCAAAATCTTCAGAAACAATTTTCACAAGCTTTGGTTCTCCCAGATCTACAAGGTTCTTCACGGTTGGAATTGCCAAATGTCCACGGGCTTCGGCTAAAAGTGATACATAATATCCTTTAGACTGATAGGAATAATCCTTACAGAGGTTAAAAACCCTGGCTTTCCTGAGCCTCGAATATTCTGGATTTGTGAGATAATCTTTAGACGAAATGATACTAAAATGCTCCGAAGACATTGTCCAGGTTTCCGGCTGATTTACAATAATATATTTGTTCATTAAAAATGAAATGTTTGATCAAATTTAGATTAAAAACTAATCCGATTTCAGATTTTAAGTATAGCTTAATATTAATTCTTAAATTCAGCTTTATAATTTGATAAGAACTTATATATGCAACTAAAAATAGCAGGATTAATACTTTTTTCAAGCCTTCTTTCTCTCAATGCACAAACTACAGACAGTGAGATTATTAACAGAGCGAAGAAAATTCATCAGGACGCCATTACCATAGACACCCATAATGATATTAATATAGATGATTTTACAAGCAATAAAAATTATACGATGAACCTGGATACCCAGGTGAACCTTCCCAAAATGGAGGAAGGCGGAATGGACGTGACATGGCTGATCGTTTATACAGGTCAGA
Protein-coding regions in this window:
- a CDS encoding glutamate-cysteine ligase family protein; this translates as MAYHLFEVYGIELEYMLVRQSNLEINPIVDKLFIEKNGSITSDIENDKIEWSNELVAHVVEMKTNGPTSDLSGLDILFSNNIKEMNAHLKKFDTCLLPSASHPLMDPHTQTKLWEHDHNEIYSLYNKIFDCKGHGWSNVQSMHINLPFFDDLEFERLHAAIRLILPIIPGLAASSPVLDGKFTGFKDTRMEYYKTNQKEIPHMTGKVIPEQVFNKTDYYKKIFEPIKDAIKPFDAENILDHHFLNSRGAISRFDRNAIEIRVIDIQENPSADIAIAAFIIEVLKLLVSEELVSLEDQKSWHENDLFLIFDEVIRNAENTLITDKKYLAIFDLQKDGDVKKIWKNLYKRVGDKLSENHQRHIEFILQHGSLATRILKAIRNDFSKENIKKVYFRLTDCLAENRMFRP
- a CDS encoding RimK family protein, giving the protein MNKYIIVNQPETWTMSSEHFSIISSKDYLTNPEYSRLRKARVFNLCKDYSYQSKGYYVSLLAEARGHLAIPTVKNLVDLGEPKLVKIVSEDFDDLIQQSLKNIKSQEFTLSIYFGQNVAAKYRELSAMFFRHFQIPFLRVKFNFTTRWNIRSIKAISESEIPLDHKESMLFFAEQYFAKKRYDTPKSNASEYDLAILVQPNDIAPPSNSKALKKFVELGEKMGFSTEILEPKDLSRLSAFDALLIRQSTEVNNEAYAFARKAQQEDIAILDYPDAILKCCNKVFMAEALENAKIPTPKTVIVHKDNIKSVLSITKLPVVLKSPDSTFSFGVKKATTEKEYFDLVSEMLKKSELVIAQEFSPSDYDWRIGVLDGKAFYACRYYMAKGHWQIYNWDAKRKDDQDGNADCMPVEKVPDNILKNAIKAAKLMGKGLYGIDIKEVNGKALVIEINDNPNIDAGVEDEYYGDQVYIEILTALKNRLENKL
- a CDS encoding peptidylprolyl isomerase gives rise to the protein MSQVKQNDAVKVHYTGKLEDGQVFDSSVERGEPIEFTLGQGQLIPGFEEGLIGMEVKEKKTINIPKEEAYGEPKAELIQEVEKNQLPEELKPEVGMPLVSKGPDGREINLVVTEIKDESIVVDANHPLAGKDLVFDLEVVEIK
- a CDS encoding N-formylglutamate amidohydrolase; the encoded protein is MKLVLSCEHAFPDIPGKYRYLFDHEPEVLKTHEAYDPGAFHLFQELEQLAEFSKYQSIGRLLVETNRSTFHKNIFSRYSKKLSKLDHTKILESYYTHYRTEIENKIEEFIHSGNTVLHLSVHTFTPVLHEVERNCDIGLLYDPGRYSEKEFCKDWKTAILIENPDLKVRYNYPYLGKADGFTTTLRKNFPENYMGIEIEVNQKWVRGNKMDTNNKNVILKALKRMNPSD
- a CDS encoding OsmC family protein, with the translated sequence MKRKGSAIWKGSLKEGNGTVSLESGVLKDAQYSFKTRFENGKGTNPEELVGAAHAGCFSMQLSAFLTEDGFTPDKLETTSEVTFEDGEITKSHLILNAVVPGIDKDKFDKIANKAKESCPLSKLLKAEITLEYDLK